The Flavimarina sp. Hel_I_48 genome window below encodes:
- a CDS encoding alpha/beta hydrolase encodes MKEKQLSLTHIIQEPKSKTGDKSPLLLLLHGYGSNEQDLFSFASELPDNYFVISVRAPMPMQPYGNAWYTIYWDGSEAKRSDDVQAAEARDLVVQFIDEAVDAYDLDAKNVTLLGFSQGTIISYAVALTYPEKVKNLIGLSGYINEEITAPKEDHSVYYKLSVFSSHGSQDQVIPVEAARNTVMYLEKLGISSKLQEYPVGHGVAPQNLIDLKQWLQQQP; translated from the coding sequence ATGAAAGAAAAACAACTTTCCTTAACCCATATTATTCAAGAGCCAAAATCAAAAACCGGAGATAAATCCCCACTCCTGTTACTACTTCACGGTTATGGCAGCAATGAACAGGATTTATTCTCTTTTGCATCAGAATTACCCGATAATTATTTTGTGATTTCGGTACGTGCGCCCATGCCCATGCAACCCTACGGCAACGCGTGGTACACGATTTACTGGGATGGCAGCGAAGCCAAACGTTCTGATGATGTACAGGCGGCAGAAGCACGGGACCTTGTGGTACAATTTATAGATGAGGCGGTTGATGCTTACGACCTTGATGCAAAAAATGTTACGCTACTGGGCTTTAGTCAGGGAACGATCATTAGTTACGCAGTGGCACTCACCTACCCTGAGAAAGTCAAAAATCTGATAGGGTTGAGTGGTTATATTAATGAGGAGATCACTGCCCCTAAGGAAGATCATTCGGTTTACTATAAATTATCAGTATTTTCCTCTCACGGAAGTCAGGACCAGGTAATCCCGGTCGAAGCGGCTCGAAACACTGTTATGTATCTGGAAAAGCTAGGCATTTCTTCTAAACTTCAGGAATATCCCGTGGGTCACGGAGTCGCCCCACAAAACCTGATAGATTTAAAACAGTGGTTGCAACAACAACCTTAA
- a CDS encoding BatA domain-containing protein gives MQFKNPDILYALFLLLIPIIVHLFQLRRFKKVPFTNVAFLEAVVKNTRKSSVIKKWLILVTRLFALTAAILAFAQPFIPNGENATRKKDTVIYLDNSFSMQAKGAKGPLLTEAIQQLVEHTSENFTVLTNDQIYKDINPVTDLNTLLSIGYASKTLETTALNLKIQNAFKDDPALSKELIVVSDFQSLETATLDSLKNIQQHWVKMEAIPAQNFYIDSLSIMRSKSDYELVVNVKQNTLTDQKVPVSLYNGEKLTAKATASFEESNSGEVHFKIPTDKQFLGRLTINDAALTYDNTFYFSITDPDPLKILSINSAPDAYLAKIFSSEEYEYTSVAEGALSYNLIADQQVVILNELEQVPQALVNMLLTFRESGGQLVLIPSTSSKSSAYNALLNAYGLATFGQRNTTKNQITSINYDHPLYKNVFERRADNFQYPSIQDGFQYGGTSAILGLQNGNAFLGNGKGIFVFSGSLNKTNSNFQESLLIVPTFEEIAKTALSLPKSFYFLGKNNSFDIKSSATGDAVYSLRKQEQVFIPLQEKKGTIVTLSTQEAIQDAGIYEILYQDSIVGHVAFNYDRKQSQPGNANINPHGTITLHDSLSNALTDLAKAASVDVLFKWFLIFALFFLFCEMLLLKFLK, from the coding sequence ATGCAGTTTAAGAATCCAGACATACTCTATGCCCTTTTCTTACTGCTTATTCCTATAATCGTTCACCTGTTCCAGCTGCGTCGTTTTAAAAAAGTTCCTTTTACGAATGTCGCTTTTCTGGAAGCCGTTGTAAAAAACACCAGAAAAAGTTCCGTAATAAAAAAATGGCTCATTCTTGTAACACGGCTTTTTGCCCTTACTGCGGCCATTTTAGCCTTTGCACAACCTTTTATACCTAACGGCGAAAACGCAACGCGCAAAAAGGATACCGTTATCTATCTCGACAATTCATTTAGCATGCAGGCCAAAGGCGCCAAAGGCCCATTACTTACCGAAGCTATACAGCAGCTTGTGGAGCATACTTCGGAAAACTTTACCGTACTGACGAATGATCAAATCTATAAAGATATCAATCCGGTAACTGATCTCAACACCCTTTTAAGTATTGGATACGCTTCGAAAACATTAGAAACGACAGCGCTCAATTTAAAAATTCAGAATGCGTTTAAGGACGACCCGGCGCTAAGCAAAGAATTGATCGTTGTTTCAGACTTTCAATCCCTTGAAACCGCCACGCTGGATTCCCTTAAAAATATCCAGCAGCATTGGGTGAAAATGGAAGCCATTCCCGCACAGAATTTTTATATTGACAGTCTTTCGATAATGCGTTCTAAAAGTGATTATGAACTGGTTGTAAACGTCAAACAAAATACCTTAACAGACCAAAAAGTACCTGTTTCCCTCTACAATGGCGAAAAACTTACCGCTAAAGCAACAGCTTCTTTTGAGGAAAGCAATTCTGGTGAGGTCCATTTTAAAATCCCTACAGATAAACAATTTCTGGGCCGCCTGACTATCAATGACGCCGCGCTTACCTATGATAATACTTTTTATTTCAGTATCACAGACCCAGATCCCCTAAAAATTCTGAGCATTAATAGCGCTCCGGATGCTTATCTCGCTAAAATTTTTAGTTCTGAAGAATATGAATACACCAGTGTTGCTGAAGGTGCTCTTTCCTATAATTTAATCGCAGATCAGCAAGTTGTAATACTCAACGAACTGGAACAGGTTCCGCAGGCGCTTGTAAATATGTTGCTTACCTTTAGGGAAAGTGGCGGTCAGCTTGTGTTGATACCGTCTACCAGTAGCAAATCTAGCGCATATAATGCTTTGTTGAATGCCTATGGCCTTGCCACCTTTGGTCAAAGAAATACCACAAAAAACCAAATTACTTCTATAAATTACGATCACCCACTCTATAAAAATGTTTTTGAACGACGTGCGGACAACTTTCAATACCCCAGCATTCAGGACGGTTTTCAGTACGGTGGGACTTCGGCGATTTTAGGTCTACAAAATGGAAATGCGTTTCTGGGCAACGGCAAAGGCATCTTCGTTTTCAGCGGAAGTTTAAACAAAACCAACAGTAATTTTCAGGAAAGCCTACTCATTGTGCCCACCTTTGAAGAAATAGCAAAAACAGCACTTTCACTACCTAAATCTTTCTATTTTTTAGGTAAAAACAACAGTTTTGATATAAAATCAAGTGCTACTGGCGATGCCGTTTATAGCCTGCGTAAGCAGGAACAGGTTTTTATTCCGTTGCAGGAAAAAAAGGGAACTATAGTCACCTTATCCACTCAGGAAGCTATACAGGATGCTGGTATTTATGAAATACTTTATCAGGATTCCATCGTGGGTCACGTGGCTTTTAATTATGACCGCAAGCAAAGTCAACCGGGAAATGCCAACATAAATCCGCATGGAACTATAACCCTGCATGATTCCCTGTCCAATGCACTAACTGATCTCGCAAAAGCAGCGAGCGTTGATGTACTTTTCAAATGGTTTCTTATTTTTGCCCTGTTTTTTCTCTTTTGTGAAATGCTGCTCTTAAAATTTTTAAAATGA
- a CDS encoding dihydroorotase, with the protein MNIRINAAKLIAEGHDLNGREVSIRVENGTITAISEHLEPQEGETVIAEKGLKVSAGWFDSSVNLGEPGHEERETLANGLQVAARSGFTGIAVQPRTVPVIDTKASVQYLKDRAAHHAVELFPIGALTRGSSGEDLAELYDMHQGGAVAFGDYQGAVQNPNLLKLALQYVQGFDGLVLPFPQTKDLVGKGMVNEGVAATNLGLKGIPALAESLQIARDLHILEYTGGKMHTPTISTKTAVALIREAKNKGLDITCSVAVSHLIFTDEALNEFDTRYKLMPPLRTEEDRQALIDGINDGTIDMVCSDHDPIDIENKKLEFDHAMYGTIAQEVTFKALLNVVSEERAIHLLTAGRERFTGNNLMITEGKPANLTLFSTEGSCVYSKDAILAKSKNSAFIGERLQGTVYGVIANNQWIKA; encoded by the coding sequence ATGAACATACGCATAAACGCTGCAAAACTTATAGCTGAAGGGCATGACCTAAATGGCCGGGAAGTGAGCATTCGTGTAGAAAACGGAACGATCACCGCAATCTCAGAACATCTGGAACCACAGGAAGGCGAAACCGTAATTGCTGAAAAGGGTTTGAAGGTTTCCGCAGGGTGGTTTGACAGCAGTGTCAATCTGGGCGAACCCGGGCATGAGGAACGTGAAACGCTCGCAAATGGCCTGCAGGTCGCCGCCCGAAGTGGCTTTACCGGTATTGCCGTGCAGCCACGAACAGTTCCGGTTATAGACACTAAAGCTTCCGTTCAATATCTAAAGGACAGGGCGGCACATCACGCGGTTGAGCTTTTTCCCATAGGGGCATTGACCCGGGGAAGCAGCGGTGAAGACCTTGCAGAACTTTATGATATGCACCAGGGCGGTGCCGTTGCCTTTGGCGATTATCAGGGGGCGGTTCAAAACCCAAATTTACTCAAACTCGCGCTGCAATATGTTCAGGGATTTGATGGGCTCGTTCTTCCATTTCCGCAGACTAAAGACCTTGTGGGCAAGGGAATGGTAAACGAAGGCGTCGCCGCAACAAACCTGGGCTTAAAAGGAATTCCCGCATTAGCAGAAAGCCTACAAATTGCGCGTGACCTTCATATTCTGGAATATACCGGTGGTAAAATGCATACCCCCACAATTTCCACAAAAACGGCTGTTGCGCTCATTCGTGAAGCAAAAAACAAAGGGCTTGATATTACCTGTAGCGTAGCGGTTTCCCATTTGATCTTTACAGATGAAGCCTTAAACGAATTTGATACGCGCTACAAACTCATGCCGCCATTGCGGACTGAAGAGGATCGCCAGGCGCTTATAGATGGCATCAATGACGGCACAATTGATATGGTTTGCAGTGATCACGATCCCATTGACATAGAGAACAAAAAGCTGGAATTTGACCATGCGATGTATGGTACGATTGCACAGGAAGTTACCTTTAAAGCATTGCTCAACGTTGTTTCTGAAGAGAGGGCCATACATTTGCTCACGGCGGGACGCGAACGTTTTACCGGTAATAATTTGATGATTACGGAAGGAAAACCAGCCAATCTCACCCTTTTTTCAACGGAAGGAAGTTGCGTTTATAGCAAAGATGCGATACTTGCCAAATCAAAGAATTCGGCTTTTATAGGGGAACGTCTTCAGGGAACAGTTTACGGCGTGATAGCCAATAACCAATGGATCAAAGCTTAA
- a CDS encoding sensor histidine kinase, which translates to MKEKLRQNALDSYKLVDTLPEQSYDNITQIAAYICNTPISLITMLDYNRNFLKSHYGVDFNESPREISFCTHAIKNEEAIFIVEDAREDPRFKDNPLVTGDTKTIFYAGVPLIDKKGHALGTLCVFDHQPRKLDENQIRTLIALANQVVSLFELHKQHLENKNLQENLIKKNELLKDFAGVVSHDMKMPLANIITTTDLLKAKYKQFLDEKGLDYLNYLKSSSFSLSEYINGILQHYESDNLSINQREMFDLHHLLEEIEEMVNSDYATVIQMPEENVMVNCNRAALYQIFINLIGNSIKYNDKEHPLIKISFEEIEDYYRFTIEDNGIGISKEKIVNIFDLFSVAIEKDKNGNRGNGIGLSTVKKLITNLGGTIEVESTLGVGTNFTFTARKDDVPLQVVPGNAICELENK; encoded by the coding sequence ATGAAAGAAAAATTACGTCAAAACGCTTTAGATTCATACAAGCTGGTAGATACCCTACCAGAGCAAAGTTATGACAATATAACTCAGATTGCCGCATACATATGTAATACGCCCATATCGCTTATTACCATGTTAGATTATAACCGAAATTTTTTAAAATCCCACTATGGTGTGGACTTTAATGAGTCTCCACGGGAAATATCCTTTTGTACCCATGCAATAAAAAATGAAGAAGCTATATTTATTGTAGAAGATGCACGGGAAGATCCCAGATTTAAGGACAATCCCCTTGTTACGGGAGATACGAAGACTATTTTCTATGCCGGTGTGCCACTTATTGATAAGAAAGGACATGCGCTTGGGACGTTGTGCGTATTTGATCACCAACCCAGGAAGCTGGATGAAAATCAAATCAGGACACTCATAGCATTGGCCAATCAGGTTGTAAGCCTATTTGAACTTCACAAACAGCACCTGGAAAATAAAAACCTTCAGGAAAATCTGATCAAAAAAAATGAGTTGCTTAAGGATTTTGCCGGTGTTGTTTCCCATGACATGAAAATGCCCCTGGCAAATATCATTACCACTACAGATCTGTTGAAGGCAAAGTACAAACAATTCCTTGATGAAAAAGGGCTTGATTATCTCAATTATCTCAAAAGTTCTTCATTCTCTTTGAGCGAATATATCAATGGTATTTTGCAACATTATGAGAGTGATAATTTAAGCATCAATCAGCGTGAAATGTTTGATCTGCACCACCTTCTTGAGGAAATTGAAGAAATGGTAAACAGCGACTATGCCACCGTTATCCAGATGCCAGAAGAAAACGTGATGGTCAACTGTAATCGCGCAGCGTTGTATCAGATTTTTATTAACCTTATTGGCAACAGTATAAAATACAATGATAAAGAACATCCATTAATAAAAATCTCATTTGAGGAGATTGAGGATTATTATAGGTTTACTATTGAAGATAACGGTATAGGGATTTCTAAGGAGAAGATCGTAAACATTTTTGACCTGTTTAGCGTAGCTATAGAAAAGGACAAAAATGGTAACCGCGGTAATGGTATTGGTTTGTCTACTGTAAAGAAACTAATAACCAATTTAGGCGGAACCATTGAAGTTGAATCTACTTTGGGCGTTGGGACAAACTTTACATTCACAGCGAGAAAGGATGATGTACCGCTTCAGGTTGTGCCTGGAAATGCCATTTGCGAACTTGAGAACAAGTAA
- a CDS encoding MBL fold metallo-hydrolase has product MKITFLGTGTSQGIPIIGSKHPVCHSDDPRDKRLRVSILIEAAERNYVVDCGPDFRQQMLVNQVDRLDGILFTHEHADHTAGLDDIRPFFFRQGNIPVYAHKRVVGELKRRFDYIFETENKYPGAPGVAIHEVVNDATFKLDDLKVIPINVYHAKLQVFGYRIGDFAYLTDVKTIEPEEKEKLKNLDVLVVNALREEPHYSHFNLEEALEFVKEINPKKVYFTHISHLLGFHEEVESKLPQNVHLAYDGLSIEVN; this is encoded by the coding sequence TTGAAAATTACTTTTTTAGGAACTGGCACTTCACAGGGGATACCCATTATAGGGAGCAAACATCCCGTTTGTCATAGCGACGATCCCAGGGATAAGCGGCTGCGCGTTTCTATATTGATAGAAGCCGCAGAGCGCAATTATGTAGTAGATTGTGGGCCAGATTTTAGACAACAAATGTTAGTTAATCAAGTGGATAGGCTGGATGGTATTCTTTTTACCCACGAGCATGCTGATCATACCGCGGGTCTTGATGATATAAGGCCTTTCTTTTTTAGACAGGGGAATATTCCCGTCTATGCACATAAACGTGTGGTGGGTGAACTTAAACGACGCTTCGATTATATTTTTGAGACCGAAAACAAATATCCGGGTGCCCCGGGAGTGGCCATTCATGAAGTAGTAAATGACGCAACTTTCAAACTGGATGACCTAAAGGTCATACCTATAAATGTATACCATGCGAAATTACAGGTCTTTGGCTATAGAATAGGGGACTTTGCCTATCTCACCGATGTGAAGACCATTGAACCTGAGGAAAAGGAAAAGCTTAAAAACCTTGATGTTCTGGTGGTAAACGCCCTTCGGGAAGAGCCACATTATTCTCATTTCAATTTAGAGGAGGCGCTCGAATTCGTAAAAGAAATCAACCCAAAAAAGGTGTATTTCACTCATATAAGTCATTTACTGGGCTTTCATGAAGAAGTGGAAAGTAAATTGCCTCAAAACGTCCACCTTGCCTACGATGGTCTAAGCATAGAAGTCAATTAG
- the msrA gene encoding peptide-methionine (S)-S-oxide reductase MsrA, with protein sequence MQEKSKTATFANGCFWCTEAVFQRFKGIDKVYSGYTGGKIKNPAYREVSMGLTGHAEAIQFEYDPTVITYKELLEVFFTTHDPTTLNKQGNDVGTQYRSAIYYDSQEQKETAEEYIAWLTENKVFDEPIVTELKPLDAFYRAEEEHHVFYNRNKEMGYCQYIINPKIDKIRKHYQHKLKEEYTQ encoded by the coding sequence ATGCAAGAGAAAAGTAAAACAGCAACCTTCGCGAATGGCTGTTTCTGGTGTACGGAAGCAGTATTTCAGCGTTTTAAAGGAATTGATAAAGTCTATAGCGGTTATACCGGCGGAAAGATCAAAAACCCGGCCTACCGTGAAGTTTCCATGGGGCTCACCGGTCACGCCGAAGCGATTCAGTTTGAGTACGACCCCACAGTAATCACATATAAAGAACTTCTTGAGGTATTTTTTACCACACACGATCCCACAACCTTAAACAAGCAGGGAAACGATGTGGGAACACAATATAGAAGTGCCATTTATTATGATTCTCAAGAGCAGAAAGAAACTGCGGAAGAATATATTGCCTGGCTTACCGAAAATAAAGTGTTTGATGAGCCTATCGTGACAGAATTAAAGCCGCTTGATGCTTTTTACAGGGCAGAAGAAGAACACCATGTGTTCTACAATCGAAATAAAGAAATGGGGTATTGTCAATATATCATCAACCCGAAGATCGATAAAATAAGAAAGCATTACCAGCATAAATTGAAAGAAGAATATACCCAATAA
- a CDS encoding TIGR02757 family protein — MNKKDLKDFLDEKAALYEQPKFIGTDPIQIPHQFSGKEDREIAGFLTATIAWGNRKSIINNATQMMQLMEQEPYNFVMHHQEQDLKSLNHFVHRTFNGTDFGTFIRGLRHIYNNYAGMEAIFKSNAETKSLQTAIHTFKKHFFEIEHLKRSQKHVSDPLKKSAAKRINMFLRWMIRSDGKNVDFGLWDSLSPAQLSCPLDVHSGRVARQLGLLKRKQNDATAVAELDKALRKLDPQDPVKYDFALFGMSAFEKNSF, encoded by the coding sequence ATGAATAAAAAAGATTTAAAGGATTTTCTCGATGAAAAAGCAGCGCTCTATGAGCAGCCTAAATTTATAGGTACAGATCCTATCCAGATCCCACATCAATTTTCAGGTAAAGAAGACCGGGAAATTGCGGGATTCCTCACTGCTACTATTGCCTGGGGCAACCGCAAAAGCATCATCAACAATGCTACGCAAATGATGCAGTTGATGGAGCAGGAACCTTATAATTTTGTGATGCACCATCAGGAACAGGATTTAAAATCCCTAAATCATTTTGTTCACAGAACCTTCAATGGCACCGATTTTGGCACTTTTATACGTGGTTTAAGGCATATTTATAACAATTATGCCGGTATGGAAGCCATTTTTAAAAGCAATGCAGAAACCAAATCGCTACAAACTGCCATTCACACCTTTAAAAAGCATTTTTTTGAGATAGAACACTTGAAGCGAAGCCAAAAGCACGTAAGTGACCCTTTGAAAAAGTCAGCTGCAAAACGTATAAACATGTTTTTAAGGTGGATGATACGTTCAGATGGTAAGAATGTGGATTTTGGCCTCTGGGATTCACTGAGTCCGGCACAGCTTTCCTGTCCGTTAGATGTACATTCCGGTAGGGTCGCCAGGCAACTAGGTTTACTAAAAAGGAAGCAAAACGATGCTACCGCGGTCGCTGAACTTGACAAGGCGTTGAGAAAATTAGATCCGCAGGATCCTGTTAAATATGATTTTGCCCTATTTGGAATGAGCGCCTTTGAAAAAAACAGTTTCTAA
- a CDS encoding ABC transporter ATP-binding protein, with amino-acid sequence MIEVQQVLKSYGDVHVLKGVDLSIAKGEVVSIVGASGAGKTTLLQILGTLDRADKNPFTVLNINGASVAELSDKELSRFRNQNIGFIFQFHQLLPEFTALENVCIPGFIAKTEKSKVEAKAKELLGFLGLSHRENHKPNQLSGGEQQRVAVARSLINDPALILADEPSGNLDSESAEHLHHLFFKLRDEFNQTFVIVTHNEDLANMADRKLTMVDGKIVAKDE; translated from the coding sequence ATGATAGAAGTACAACAGGTTTTAAAGTCATACGGTGATGTTCATGTGCTCAAAGGTGTGGATCTCAGCATCGCAAAGGGCGAGGTAGTTTCAATCGTAGGGGCGAGCGGCGCTGGTAAGACCACCTTGCTACAGATACTGGGAACACTTGACCGTGCAGACAAAAACCCTTTCACAGTACTTAATATAAATGGGGCAAGCGTTGCGGAATTATCAGATAAAGAACTAAGCAGATTTAGAAACCAGAATATTGGTTTCATCTTTCAGTTTCATCAATTATTACCTGAATTTACTGCGCTAGAGAATGTATGTATCCCTGGGTTTATCGCAAAAACCGAAAAAAGCAAAGTGGAAGCTAAAGCGAAGGAACTTCTGGGCTTCCTGGGATTATCACATCGCGAAAACCACAAACCCAACCAGCTATCTGGCGGCGAACAGCAACGCGTTGCCGTGGCCCGATCGCTTATAAACGATCCCGCCCTTATCCTTGCCGATGAGCCCTCAGGGAATTTGGATAGCGAGTCGGCAGAGCATCTGCACCACCTCTTTTTTAAACTACGCGATGAATTCAACCAGACCTTTGTAATCGTAACCCACAACGAAGATCTTGCAAATATGGCTGATAGAAAACTGACCATGGTAGATGGCAAAATCGTCGCCAAGGATGAATAA
- the folE gene encoding GTP cyclohydrolase I FolE → MSYKEFAEYDAEQTGGIKDSFSSIITGLGEDVNREGIQKTPERAAKAMMYLTQGYTMNAAEILKSAMFAEDYNEMVIVKNIELYSLCEHHMLPFFGKAHIAYIPDGHIVGLSKLPRVVDVFARRLQVQERLTHDILECINDTLKPQGVAVVIEASHMCMMMRGVQKQNSTTTTSGFRGQFEKIETRNEFLKLISSDLS, encoded by the coding sequence ATGTCTTATAAAGAATTTGCAGAATACGATGCGGAACAAACCGGTGGTATAAAAGATAGTTTTTCATCTATTATTACAGGTCTGGGGGAAGATGTGAACCGGGAGGGCATCCAGAAAACGCCAGAACGCGCCGCTAAAGCTATGATGTACCTCACACAGGGTTATACGATGAATGCTGCGGAAATATTGAAAAGCGCCATGTTTGCCGAAGATTACAATGAAATGGTAATTGTTAAGAACATTGAGCTTTATTCACTTTGTGAGCATCATATGCTTCCATTTTTTGGAAAAGCACATATTGCATATATTCCAGATGGTCATATTGTAGGACTTAGCAAACTGCCACGTGTTGTAGATGTTTTTGCACGCAGGCTGCAGGTGCAGGAGCGCTTGACACATGATATTTTAGAATGTATCAATGACACACTAAAACCACAGGGCGTAGCCGTAGTTATCGAAGCATCACATATGTGCATGATGATGCGAGGTGTACAAAAACAGAATTCCACTACCACAACTTCTGGGTTCCGTGGACAATTTGAGAAAATAGAAACGCGCAACGAGTTTTTAAAACTTATTAGTTCAGATTTAAGCTAA
- a CDS encoding membrane protein, producing MTESTRDNAKLIAIVAYATIIGTIIAIFMNLEHKNAFARFHIRQAFGIFVLFYITGVLVSYFDSWIISISFLVFFAVLWGYGLLNAFQNVTKPIPLVGEKFQEWFTFIK from the coding sequence ATGACAGAATCAACTCGGGACAACGCAAAATTAATTGCCATAGTTGCGTATGCGACCATTATAGGTACAATAATCGCCATTTTTATGAACCTGGAGCACAAGAATGCTTTTGCACGTTTCCACATTCGCCAGGCCTTTGGCATTTTTGTGCTTTTCTACATTACGGGCGTACTTGTCTCCTATTTTGACAGCTGGATAATTTCAATATCCTTTCTAGTGTTTTTTGCTGTTTTGTGGGGATATGGACTTTTAAATGCCTTTCAAAATGTTACCAAACCCATTCCGCTCGTTGGTGAAAAATTTCAGGAATGGTTCACTTTTATCAAATAA
- the lepB gene encoding signal peptidase I translates to MTITQWFLFFLAVQVIHFLGTWKLYIKAGRKAWEAAVPVYNAVVLMQIINRPRWWTILLFIPIVNLIMFPVIWVETIRSFGKNSLKDTILVIVTLGFYIYYVNYVDAGPYIENRSLIPKSGSGEWISSVLFAVVAATIVHTYVMQPFTIPTASLEKTLLVGDFLFVSKFHYGARTPMTTVSFPMVHDTIPILKTKSYSKWPQLPYFRLPGFEDVERADIVVFSWPVDTVNRFYGLDDGKYYDKPIDKKSNYVKRCVGLPGDSLKIVDGKVFANGQPINLPDRARPQYSYTGTATGGFNAQNLYERYDLTDGMRFTSGNDFIVFSLTDESAASFKNHPNVSALERNIMTPDRIDPTIFPKGKASLGNRDQMKSFYIPKKGTTTPINAETLPFYKRLIEVYEGDEMGINNSLTQNGSQILLNGNPITEYTFKQDYYWMMGDNRHNSEDSRFWGYVPENHVVGKPVLVFMSWDSNATGFDKIRWERLFTTVGGEGEPVSYLWYVIIALIGYFVVVKIIKIQRARKE, encoded by the coding sequence ATGACAATAACACAATGGTTTTTATTTTTTCTGGCTGTACAGGTCATTCATTTTCTGGGCACCTGGAAGCTTTATATAAAAGCTGGCAGAAAAGCCTGGGAAGCTGCCGTACCTGTTTATAATGCGGTTGTACTCATGCAGATTATCAACAGGCCCCGCTGGTGGACGATCCTGCTTTTTATCCCTATTGTGAACCTGATAATGTTTCCCGTGATCTGGGTAGAAACCATACGCAGCTTCGGAAAAAATAGCCTGAAGGACACGATTTTAGTCATTGTCACCCTCGGTTTTTACATCTATTATGTAAATTATGTTGACGCTGGTCCCTATATCGAAAATCGTTCGCTTATTCCTAAAAGCGGTTCTGGAGAATGGATAAGCTCAGTACTTTTTGCGGTAGTTGCAGCAACAATTGTGCACACTTACGTCATGCAACCTTTTACAATCCCCACGGCTTCCCTTGAAAAAACATTGTTGGTTGGGGATTTCCTATTTGTGAGTAAATTTCATTATGGTGCCAGAACGCCCATGACCACAGTGAGCTTTCCCATGGTACATGATACGATCCCTATTCTTAAAACCAAGTCGTATAGCAAGTGGCCACAACTCCCCTACTTTCGCCTTCCCGGTTTTGAAGATGTAGAGCGGGCGGATATTGTTGTTTTTAGTTGGCCGGTAGATACCGTAAACCGTTTTTATGGTCTGGATGATGGTAAATATTATGATAAGCCCATTGATAAAAAATCCAATTATGTAAAGCGTTGTGTAGGACTTCCCGGGGACAGCCTTAAGATTGTGGATGGCAAAGTTTTTGCCAATGGACAACCCATAAACCTACCAGACCGCGCCAGGCCTCAGTATAGTTATACAGGCACCGCGACCGGAGGCTTTAATGCACAAAATCTTTACGAAAGATACGACCTCACAGATGGGATGCGCTTTACAAGTGGAAACGATTTTATTGTCTTCTCCCTGACCGATGAAAGCGCGGCCAGTTTCAAAAACCATCCCAATGTAAGTGCATTGGAACGCAACATAATGACCCCTGACCGTATTGACCCAACAATCTTTCCCAAGGGAAAGGCTAGTTTGGGAAACAGGGATCAAATGAAATCTTTTTATATTCCGAAAAAAGGAACGACAACACCTATTAATGCGGAAACACTTCCGTTTTATAAAAGGCTCATTGAAGTTTATGAAGGTGACGAAATGGGTATCAATAACAGCCTGACCCAAAACGGTTCACAGATCTTATTGAATGGCAATCCCATCACAGAATATACTTTTAAACAGGATTATTACTGGATGATGGGCGACAACCGCCATAATTCCGAAGATAGCCGTTTCTGGGGCTATGTTCCAGAAAACCATGTTGTAGGTAAGCCTGTATTGGTTTTTATGAGTTGGGATAGTAACGCTACCGGATTTGACAAAATACGCTGGGAGCGTTTATTTACAACTGTAGGTGGCGAAGGAGAACCCGTTTCTTACCTTTGGTATGTTATTATAGCACTCATTGGTTATTTTGTAGTAGTCAAAATCATCAAGATACAGCGGGCACGAAAGGAGTAA